The following proteins are co-located in the Calditrichota bacterium genome:
- a CDS encoding DUF3160 domain-containing protein, whose amino-acid sequence MRNRWFCAVVLAVTAMLALAAATRAQMLADITAPVQTEFGIYRPYPVAAAPAIPPYTLAPDLSNVGNFSRFTFSDEELALLRQNQFVVTPRRLTAGGTGYKEIYDLYNECREQGIPILVTADAMLHTFHLCFDYILKTCEERRFFGELNELLAALLAQATRDYQSATLPLARQAAALNLNYLIVATALLDTTFAKDDNVLPPEARLYDEELELIYHPPGVTQWPTPLFGPFYLEDYTQYKPRGHYTKSDSLKHYFRAMMWLGRMTFSRAEADKTLGALLLTRSLRNLAIGSRQAREVWEDIYLPTVFLVGKSDDINFYQYDSLAAVAYGPQYTALDVDALADTAGLGPFMRLAQKLPGPKIVSGDLIPKGFRLMGQRFIPDSWVMDQLVYRELPSRVWPRGLDVMTVLGSERAYALLEHDRRTFCGYETRLNELRAEFAAYPPTTWAQNVYWNWLYCLMPLLFPKGEGFPAFMQSLAWVDKELFAALASWAELRHDTILYAKQSGTETGTRPLNALEQGYVEPNPWLYARLAALASYLRAGLEARGLLFENFRPSLESLEDLLLQLKGIAEKELSAQSLTLDEHRLICNIGETIESIVKFSLWPGGGPGLGDEDEMPVIADVHTDHNTGRFLEVGVGYPYAIYAICPVEGELKIAKGVGFAYYEFISTERLTDEQWREMLQKGQQPPHPEWSVSFVAEAGWANSTPMAYSPHKSGMVALMVAVNPDSVAAGGTVEVSIQPNFGYPRLSGAEVAALTGDGTVLMTVRASGQGDAYVAAIPTAGFPPGRIWVSVVATLPGGWEMPDTLRYRTSFVVRGTQGVEGDRQSPTGFALLPGYPNPTPGPTLLRYAMPAPQEVEVVVFDLKGRRVRTLALGPQTAGEHVAVWDGQDDVGRAVPAGIYVARLRAGTQTAWQKIIVTR is encoded by the coding sequence ATGCGGAATCGCTGGTTTTGCGCCGTCGTGCTGGCGGTGACGGCCATGCTGGCCCTCGCCGCGGCAACACGAGCCCAGATGCTCGCCGACATCACCGCGCCAGTGCAGACAGAGTTCGGCATCTACCGGCCCTACCCGGTGGCCGCGGCGCCGGCCATCCCACCGTACACGCTGGCACCCGACTTGAGCAATGTTGGCAACTTCTCCCGCTTTACCTTCTCCGATGAGGAGCTTGCCTTGCTGCGACAGAACCAGTTTGTGGTCACTCCTCGCCGCCTGACCGCGGGCGGCACAGGTTACAAGGAAATCTATGACCTGTACAACGAGTGCCGCGAACAGGGGATTCCCATCTTGGTCACGGCTGACGCCATGCTCCACACTTTCCATCTCTGCTTCGACTATATCCTCAAGACCTGTGAGGAGCGGCGTTTCTTTGGTGAGCTCAACGAGCTCCTGGCTGCGCTTCTGGCCCAGGCAACACGCGACTACCAGAGCGCCACTCTCCCTCTTGCCCGACAGGCCGCCGCCCTCAACCTCAACTACTTGATTGTGGCCACGGCCTTGCTGGACACGACCTTTGCCAAGGACGACAACGTGCTCCCGCCCGAGGCACGGCTCTACGATGAGGAGCTCGAGCTCATCTACCATCCGCCCGGTGTCACCCAGTGGCCCACGCCGCTGTTTGGCCCTTTCTACCTGGAAGACTACACGCAATACAAGCCACGTGGCCACTACACCAAGAGCGATTCCCTGAAACACTATTTCCGCGCCATGATGTGGTTGGGGCGAATGACCTTCTCCCGCGCTGAAGCGGACAAGACCCTCGGCGCGCTCCTGCTCACCCGTTCGCTCAGGAACTTGGCGATTGGTTCCAGGCAGGCGCGAGAGGTGTGGGAGGACATCTATCTGCCCACGGTCTTTCTTGTGGGCAAGAGCGATGACATCAATTTCTACCAGTACGACTCCCTGGCAGCGGTGGCCTACGGGCCGCAGTACACGGCCTTGGACGTGGATGCGTTGGCCGACACCGCGGGTCTCGGTCCCTTTATGCGGCTGGCGCAGAAACTGCCGGGCCCAAAAATCGTCAGCGGCGATCTGATTCCCAAGGGGTTCCGCCTGATGGGACAGCGCTTCATCCCTGACTCCTGGGTAATGGACCAGTTGGTATACCGCGAGTTACCCAGCCGCGTCTGGCCCCGTGGACTGGACGTCATGACGGTGCTTGGCTCGGAGCGCGCCTACGCTCTCTTGGAGCATGATCGCCGAACATTCTGCGGGTACGAAACGCGCTTGAACGAGCTACGCGCCGAGTTTGCCGCCTATCCACCTACCACCTGGGCGCAGAACGTCTACTGGAACTGGCTCTATTGCCTGATGCCGCTGCTCTTCCCCAAGGGGGAGGGTTTTCCCGCGTTCATGCAGTCGCTTGCCTGGGTGGACAAAGAGCTGTTTGCCGCCCTGGCCTCCTGGGCCGAGCTGCGCCATGACACCATCCTGTACGCCAAGCAGAGCGGCACCGAGACGGGGACGCGCCCACTGAACGCGCTGGAGCAGGGCTACGTGGAACCAAATCCCTGGCTCTATGCCCGGTTGGCGGCCTTGGCCAGCTACCTAAGGGCCGGGCTCGAGGCACGCGGCCTCCTGTTTGAAAACTTCCGCCCCTCCTTGGAGAGCTTGGAGGACCTGCTCCTGCAGTTGAAAGGGATCGCAGAAAAGGAGCTGTCTGCACAATCCCTGACTCTCGACGAGCATCGGCTCATCTGCAATATCGGCGAGACTATCGAAAGCATCGTCAAGTTCTCCCTGTGGCCAGGAGGAGGGCCGGGTCTGGGAGACGAGGACGAAATGCCGGTGATTGCCGATGTGCACACCGACCACAACACCGGTCGATTCCTTGAGGTGGGCGTTGGCTATCCTTACGCCATCTACGCCATTTGCCCGGTGGAGGGCGAGTTGAAGATTGCCAAGGGTGTGGGATTTGCCTACTACGAGTTTATCTCCACGGAACGGCTGACCGACGAACAGTGGCGGGAGATGTTGCAAAAGGGCCAGCAGCCGCCCCATCCGGAGTGGTCGGTCTCATTTGTGGCTGAGGCCGGGTGGGCCAACAGCACCCCGATGGCCTACTCCCCGCACAAGTCGGGCATGGTGGCCCTCATGGTGGCGGTCAACCCGGACAGTGTAGCAGCCGGTGGCACAGTGGAGGTCAGCATCCAGCCCAACTTCGGCTACCCCCGCCTGAGCGGAGCAGAGGTTGCGGCCCTGACCGGGGACGGCACCGTGCTGATGACGGTGCGTGCCAGTGGGCAGGGCGACGCATATGTCGCCGCCATCCCCACCGCGGGCTTTCCGCCTGGGCGAATCTGGGTGAGCGTGGTGGCCACCCTGCCCGGCGGCTGGGAGATGCCGGACACGCTCCGCTACCGCACCAGCTTTGTGGTGCGCGGGACGCAAGGAGTCGAAGGGGACAGGCAGAGCCCTACAGGTTTCGCCTTGCTCCCCGGCTACCCGAATCCCACGCCGGGGCCGACTTTACTGCGCTACGCAATGCCGGCACCGCAGGAAGTGGAAGTGGTGGTGTTCGACCTCAAGGGGAGGAGGGTGCGCACGCTGGCCCTTGGCCCCCAGACTGCAGGCGAGCATGTGGCCGTTTGGGACGGGCAGGATGATGTGGGGCGGGCAGTGCCTGCAGGGATCTATGTGGCGCGTCTCCGAGCGGGGACGCAAACGGCGTGGCAGAAGATAATTGTCACTCGCTGA
- a CDS encoding serpin family protein encodes MIRHRAMSMLWVAALLVVHCTRDFSVEPVQSQVRELTPLEKHLTEADNRCGLKLFAELAKEESGKNVFISPLSVALALGMAYNGAAGTTEAALRHTLEFGELSGEEINSSFQSLLSLLSQLDPSVTMQIANSVWYRLGFSVEQEFVRLNQTYLNAEVRGLDFDSPTAPGTINAWVNDKTHGRISSIVDRIDPLTMLYLINAIYFKGTWTRKFDPDLTRDDQFTAADGALVPCRMMAQEGEFSYFEDEEVQAVDLPYGNRMFSMVVVLPKGGVSLQALSGTLDAERWNQWMGRFATRKGSLQMPKFKLAYEASLKRALAALGMAEAFSDTANFTRINPRGGLYISEVKHKSFVEVDEKGTEAAAVTAVVIGVTSVDPSFFVMRVDRPFLFAIRERHSGAILFIGRILTLA; translated from the coding sequence ATGATCAGGCATCGAGCCATGAGCATGCTGTGGGTGGCAGCACTCCTTGTTGTCCACTGCACGCGCGACTTTTCCGTGGAGCCGGTGCAATCACAGGTGCGTGAGCTCACACCGCTGGAAAAGCACCTCACCGAGGCGGACAACCGCTGCGGGCTGAAGCTCTTTGCCGAGCTGGCAAAGGAGGAATCGGGCAAGAACGTATTCATCTCACCGCTGAGCGTGGCTCTGGCGCTTGGCATGGCCTACAACGGAGCCGCGGGCACCACCGAGGCGGCGCTGCGCCATACCCTCGAGTTTGGGGAGCTCTCGGGCGAGGAGATAAACTCCTCATTTCAGAGCCTTCTCAGCCTGCTGAGCCAACTCGATCCCTCAGTGACGATGCAGATCGCCAACTCGGTCTGGTACCGCTTGGGATTCTCCGTAGAGCAGGAGTTCGTGCGCCTCAACCAGACCTACCTCAACGCCGAGGTGCGGGGCTTGGACTTTGACTCCCCTACTGCGCCGGGAACTATCAACGCCTGGGTCAATGATAAGACCCATGGGCGGATTTCCTCCATCGTTGACCGCATCGACCCACTGACCATGCTCTACCTCATCAACGCCATCTACTTCAAAGGGACGTGGACGCGAAAGTTCGACCCCGACCTCACCCGAGATGACCAGTTCACCGCCGCAGATGGCGCGCTGGTGCCATGTCGCATGATGGCCCAAGAGGGCGAGTTCTCTTACTTTGAGGACGAGGAAGTGCAGGCCGTGGACCTCCCCTATGGCAACCGCATGTTCAGCATGGTCGTGGTGTTGCCGAAGGGCGGTGTCTCGCTGCAGGCGCTGAGCGGTACACTCGATGCCGAGCGCTGGAACCAATGGATGGGGCGCTTCGCCACGCGCAAGGGGAGCCTGCAGATGCCCAAGTTCAAGCTTGCGTACGAAGCAAGCCTGAAACGAGCACTGGCGGCCTTGGGCATGGCGGAGGCCTTCTCAGATACGGCCAATTTCACGCGCATCAACCCACGGGGAGGGCTGTACATCAGCGAGGTGAAGCACAAGAGCTTTGTTGAGGTGGACGAGAAAGGGACCGAGGCAGCGGCGGTGACCGCAGTGGTGATTGGGGTAACGAGCGTTGACCCGAGCTTCTTCGTCATGCGCGTCGACCGGCCCTTCCTCTTTGCCATCCGCGAGCGCCACTCCGGTGCGATTCTCTTCATCGGCAGGATTCTGACTCTGGCCTGA